A genome region from Aliivibrio salmonicida LFI1238 includes the following:
- a CDS encoding CDP-alcohol phosphatidyltransferase family protein: MLDKFSIQLIRKPLSITASQLNKLGITANQTTVFGFVLGCMAFPALIFQEYNIALVFILLNRICDGLDGALARINGITDSGGFLDISLDFLFYSLIPFGFVLANPEHNAIAGALIIFSFIGTGSSFLAFAVMAGKRNIDNPVYKNKSLYYMRGLTEGTETIGCFVLFCLFPFHFSIIAYVFSALCWITTINRIWSGFHTLKDSEKSDQ; encoded by the coding sequence ATGCTTGATAAGTTCAGCATCCAACTTATACGTAAACCCTTATCAATAACGGCAAGTCAATTAAATAAACTTGGTATAACCGCAAATCAAACGACGGTTTTTGGCTTCGTTTTAGGCTGCATGGCTTTTCCGGCGTTAATCTTTCAAGAATACAATATTGCTTTGGTTTTCATTTTACTAAATCGTATTTGTGATGGTTTGGATGGGGCATTAGCAAGAATCAACGGCATTACAGATTCGGGAGGATTTTTAGATATTAGTTTAGATTTTCTCTTTTATTCTTTAATTCCTTTTGGATTTGTTCTCGCAAATCCAGAACATAACGCCATTGCAGGCGCATTAATTATCTTTTCATTTATCGGTACTGGCAGCAGTTTTTTGGCTTTTGCGGTGATGGCAGGAAAAAGAAATATAGATAACCCAGTCTACAAAAACAAATCATTGTATTACATGAGAGGGCTAACCGAAGGAACAGAAACGATTGGCTGTTTTGTTTTATTTTGCTTATTCCCTTTTCACTTTTCAATCATTGCTTATGTGTTTTCCGCTCTATGTTGGATCACGACAATAAACAGAATTTGGTCTGGGTTTCATACACTAAAAGACAGTGAAAAAAGCGATCAATGA
- the rpoS gene encoding RNA polymerase sigma factor RpoS, whose translation MSKSNAVTKVEEFDLDVVDETELTTKTEKKSERLEVSSSQKVMDATQLYLSEIGFSPLLTAEEEVYFSRLALKGDVAARSRMIESNLRLVVKIARRYNHRGLALLDLVEEGNLGLIRAVEKFDPERGFRFSTYATWWIRQTIERAIMNQTRTIRLPIHVVKELNVYLRAARELSQKLDHEPTPEEIAEKLDKPVSDVSRMLRLNERVASVDSMVAGDSDKALLDIIPDTKHADPESETQTNDINESLVGWLGQLNPKQKEVVARRFGLLGYEASTLEQVGREIGLTRERVRQIQVEGLRRLREIMTQQGLNMETLFAVDDF comes from the coding sequence ATGAGTAAAAGCAATGCAGTAACTAAAGTTGAAGAATTTGATTTAGACGTAGTTGATGAAACTGAACTAACGACAAAGACAGAAAAAAAATCTGAACGTCTTGAAGTTAGTAGTTCGCAAAAAGTAATGGATGCGACTCAACTGTACTTAAGTGAAATTGGATTTTCACCACTTCTAACCGCTGAAGAGGAAGTGTATTTCAGTCGCCTAGCCTTGAAAGGTGATGTTGCCGCTCGATCTAGAATGATTGAAAGTAACTTACGATTAGTGGTGAAAATTGCACGTCGTTATAACCATCGTGGTCTTGCTTTATTAGATTTGGTTGAAGAAGGTAATTTAGGTTTAATTCGCGCGGTTGAAAAATTTGATCCAGAAAGAGGCTTTCGCTTCTCTACTTATGCCACTTGGTGGATACGTCAAACGATTGAACGTGCCATTATGAACCAAACGAGAACCATTCGTTTACCTATCCACGTAGTGAAAGAGTTAAACGTATACCTGCGTGCCGCTCGTGAGCTATCCCAAAAATTGGATCATGAACCTACACCAGAAGAAATAGCAGAAAAGCTAGATAAACCAGTAAGCGATGTGAGTCGAATGCTGCGTTTAAACGAGAGGGTCGCTTCTGTTGATTCAATGGTTGCAGGTGACTCAGATAAAGCGCTGCTTGATATTATTCCGGATACGAAACATGCCGATCCTGAATCCGAAACACAAACAAACGATATTAACGAATCTTTAGTTGGCTGGTTAGGTCAATTAAATCCAAAACAAAAAGAAGTCGTTGCACGTCGTTTTGGACTGTTAGGGTATGAAGCGTCAACGTTAGAACAGGTAGGCCGAGAGATTGGTTTAACTCGAGAACGAGTAAGACAAATCCAAGTTGAAGGGTTAAGGCGTTTAAGAGAAATAATGACGCAACAAGGTTTGAATATGGAAACTCTATTTGCTGTTGATGACTTTTAA